CGCCGATTTCCTCAATTTTGGAAGATTGGTGATTTATGTGAAGTCAATCTCATTCTCTGACCTTTTCTACTTCAGCAAACGTTTAAAAATTAGCCACTTTcatcttctgctctgcagagaGAGGTTTGACTACCAGACCGACCTACCAGGTCATGTCTGAAAGCTTGTATTTATCAGTAGTGACCCCACTGTTCCCAACTCAGAGACTTTCTTCCTTTAATGAGcgacatttcaataaaaaaaaaaaaaaaaaaaaacggcacTGGCTAAAATTGAAATCAAAAATTGATAATCTacgaaaattttgtttttaatcagtgtAAAAACTAATCACTTCATTATAATTCCAATTCACGTTTCAACAAGTAGAACTCTGTTTCCTGAATTATTACATGCAGATCCACAGGGCAAAACATAACTTACAGCAACCGTCAGCCAAAATGTTACACTGGTCCTCTAGCATTTACATAATAGTCCATGTCACAGAGGAAAAACGCAGAGCAATATTTGATGCTGCTGTATTGTTTTGTTGGCACATAGCCAGGCTGTTCTGCTGACTGTTATGTTTGGATCCTCACCAAATAGATCACAGAGTCACTCTATACACCGAGCAATCGGCTCCAACAGCTCTGAAATCACTGTGGCCAAGTGCAGTAATATTTCTGTCTGACACTGCTTGGCGGCTGACCCTGCTCTTTGACCTCCACGCAAAAAGATACAAGCAGGAGGATTATTTTTTCCTGCCGGGATCAATAGAGTATCACAAAAAAGAGCTTACAGTGGAATTTCGTGTTACCTATGGGGGTTCTATAGAGGAAACCCAGAGGAAACCGAGTCTTTTTCTTATGATAATAGCCTAAAATTTCCActtgcataaaacatttttacaacaatgaGATTATGCAGCTCTCAGAGATTTGCATTCCATGTGTTCTTCAGTGGAGGgagctcaaacacaaaacaggtacacacaaagagcagaaaatcTGTCTTCTGTGCTCTATTTTACaccaaagcaaagaaaatacatgTGCTTGTGCCCCAAGGGTTTATAGCTATGCACTGTGCTATATTCTCTCAAAGTTCACACCGATACTGTGCCTATTCACTGTTCTTTTCATGAACTTTTTACATTCTCCCTTGTTAGAACCACAAACCAACTTTTCATTGAGattaatgtgacagaacaatACAATCTGAAGTGGTAGGAAAACGAATAATGTTTAACGGTTATCACAAAATTTTATACACCTTGAGACCAAAGTTGTTGAACATCCTTCTTCAAAGATGTACTCAAACTCTGTTAGAATGgataaacatttcaatttgaaCTCATGCAAtatattcagtatttttttactttgattagGTCATTCTACCACATGGATATTCTCAAGAAAATTTACTCCAACGTAGCTCTGACTGACTCATTTTACGGCCACTAACAGCATTTATGCACCATCATCTCTGATCAAACTCAGAAAAAAgtatccccacagcataatgctgtcACCACCAACTTTCAGGATAGTATGCTAAGGGCGACCAAACATTTACTGTGAAGATCAAGTACCACAATTTTGATTGGACTGGGAAGCattcttaaaatgaaatgttgagtatagatagatagatagatagatagatagatagatagatagatagatagatagatagatagatagatagatagatagatagatagatagatagatagatagatagatagatagatagatagatagatagatagatagatagatgaatagatagatagatagatagatagatagatagatagatagatagatagatagatagatagatagatagatagatagatagatagatagatagatagatagatagatagatagatagatagatagatagatagatagatagatagatagatagattctGCAGTATGAGAGGTTGCTGTTAAGCtgcaagaacaaaagaaaagacagacatgacatgcattttaaaatgtttattagcCAACTTATTGgctaataaacatttttaacagaaatgtctgttaatctgacatttctgtcagattaacagacataaatgttaATCTGTTAGGatataaatctgtaaataactgaCTGATTGTATGGATGTGTGTGTCAGacagttttatttgcattgcaCAGTAGAGTGGATGATTTAGTTAGTAATTAGGGAATAAAGACATATCCAATTATTGGTGTTGTGAAATATCACTCTGTCTCAGTAGTTATTCCACCACTGTCTGCAACCTGCCTTATTACACCCAATATGATTAGCTAAGTGTGTGAggaaacactgaaaagaaaCTGCAGTAGAACTAAAAGGGAATAAGTTGAGTAGAAAGAgtgtatatttgtgtgtgtccAGGGAAGTTAGTATCCTCAAAGGTAACTAATTTCTGTTCATTGTAGATTACAGGTGGCAGGAGCACAGAGGAAGAGCTGTAGCCAAAGCCATTACTGACACAATGCGTGTGGGGCTGCCATGAAAAATCTTATTTACTACCCAGTGTGTTTCTCTCACTCTCAGTCGGAGTTAAAGTGCACTGATACACACAAAGGGCATCATACATCATAAATGAATCACACAGCCCTGCTTTTATGGTTGTAAAAAGGCAATCGGTCACATACATGCACTCCTGCTCTCAGGTTTGCAGCTGTAAACAAAAAGGAGGACATGCAAACGGCCCCATGGAAATCTGACTTTGTCCTTTTGGTCTGCGTGGGCACATGTGCAAGCACAATCATATCTCACTTAGTGGAAAAAGATTCCTGCTTGCTCTGCTTGTCATTGATGGAAACAAAGACCAGGGGCAGCTGAAAGCTGCTATCTCCAACCATctgggagaggaagaaaaaaaaaagacagcagcaACTCCTCACAGCTCTCCAGATGCtgccagaagaagaagaagaagaaaaaagattaacAGATTTTGAAGACTGGGGTGTGAAGAGGAAATATTATCTTCATGGAGAGGGGTCTAATATAAATGCTAAGATGGCTATCTGCTGTGGGCAGTAGTGATGAAAAGAAAGACATCATTTCAGAGAAGATGGCATAAGTGAACTCACATttatcttgcaaaaaaaaaaagtactcaaTATATTATGCATGCAAAAGTGAGTCACACACTGCAATGTGATGCACACttcatttcaactttattttggtTCTCAGGCACAACATCAGTGGAGAGTAATATCACAGATTTTTGAACAAAGGACATCCTGCGGagtcctttgttttctttctttcttgctgtcagaaacacacctgcaggGCCCCTCCCTACACCAGCAACACAACCCTCGCATGGCGACAGATGTCAGTGAGTCTGCTGccttgtgaaaaaaatatttacaggcCACTCATGGGAAGTAGAAGATGGAAGCTGCTCGTGTGTCACAAAAATGCTGGCAGGTACAGGGCTGCTTGCTAACCACTTATTCGGTTTAACATTTGAAATTTCACCAtgctacaaacacaaacttacacgtatttcattgggattttatttgatataccaacacaaagttgtgcataagTGTATAAAAGGAATTTTTGCATTAgcatacattttatatttctttccaaaGACACACTTACTGCAACTGCAGCTCCAAAACTCTTTCAGGGTATATCTCTGTtgccattttcttctttgttaattaattttttttgtctatcacaggttttcctccaggataTCCGTTTATTTTGCTCACTCCATCTTCTCATCAGCTCTTATGTCTCTGTGCAGAcataaaaaaagtcttaaaccatgtatgtttttcttttactttacaaTCAAAATCTACTTTGCGTTGATCGATCCCaagaaaaactctaaattaaattttggaAGTTTCTTGTTGTAACTTGTAAGaaatatctattttaaaaaaaagtttagcagGTCAATATTTTGCAGCACACTATATTTACCAAGTGCTGTTTTATCTGCTTATTGTGAGATTATGTTGCATCGTATCTCGTCTGAACGGGAGTCCTCACTGACGTTGCGCGGGGACTCTGTTGATCATGAAGAATAGCACagctgactgaaaacaaaaacaccacacCACAGTAACAGCCGTCTATCGCCGCCAGCCGCCTCTGAGCCCACCTGATTGGGTCTGATGACTGACTGGCAGACTCTCGGAGGGCTCTTATTGGTCCAGAGGTAACAGGACACCGTGAACGAGGTCCACTGAGGGCGGAGCGCGTCGGAGGAGGCGGAGCTCTCCGTGGTACTTAAATTGAGTTGGTGCCAGAAAGATGTGAAGTACGAGCTTCGCACTGCAGCCGGAGCGCCCGGTGCGTGCTGCAAACACTGAAGGAGAAGCGAGAGAAGAAagaggggaaagaaagagacagaaggagagCAGAGGACTGAGCAGCCCTCTGTACTCATGGATCATAAATATATCTAATCATTCGCCCTCGGGAGCGCACAGGTATCCTGTTTTATCCTGTTTTCTACGTTTATTGCTGTGCGTAAAGGTTGGCCTTTATTTAAAGTGGATCATAGTTTTTATGCTGCAGCTGcctgtttgtttggttttcttacATTCCATCGGATGTAGTGATTTACGACTGAGTGTGAGGGAGCAAGGGGTTGTGGATCATTGATTGACTCAGTAATATGACACCTTTTACCCCCGTGCGCACTGATCCTTGCTCGTTTGGGGTGTTTTCTTAGAATAGCTGCAATCGATTTTGTGCGTAAAGCCATTGTTTTGTGAAAGGTGGTGTTTTCATGCTTTCCATGTTGTCAATTTCACTCACAGACACCGCAGTCCATGCCTCTGCCTTGCCGGGTCATTGATGGGAAACCAACTGGATCGGATCACCCACCTCAACTACAGCGAGCTGCCCACGGGGGATCCGTCCGGGCTGGAGAAGGACGAGCTTCGGGTCGGCGTCGCCTACTTCTTCTctgacgaagaggaggaggtggacgACCGCACTCCGTCCGACTGCGGCTTCACCAAGGACCACAGCCCGGCCGAGGAGGGACCCTTCTCGGTCAGTGAGGTGGAGTACTCGGCGTTCTGCTCCCAGGAATGCATCTTCTCCAAGCTGCGGGAAAACGAGGACCTGAACGTGTACTCGGCCAAAACTTTGCTGACTATGTGCAAGCCGGGGGATCTGCTGGAGCTGGTCGCCACCGCGCAAGCCCCCCACTGGGTCATTTACCAGCGTGACGACCAAGTTATTCACCTGCACAAGGGCGAAATCCGCAGGGACAGTCTGCTGGAGATCAGCAACGGTCGGCACGGAAGAATAGTCAACAATCGGTACCGATTCCGACCGCTTCCTCCAGACCTGGTGATGCAGAACGCTTCGGGACACCTAGGGCTGAGGAGCGAGGAGATTTGTTGGACCAACTCTGAAAGTTTCGCTGCCTGGTGCCGCTTCGGGAAACGGGAATTCAAAGGAGGCGGGGAGGCGCACTCTGCGGAGCAGCAGTATTTCCTCAAAGTGCACCTGTCCGGCAGCGGGGTGCACACTCTGGTCTTTCGGAGTCTGGAGGACATGATCCGCGAGCGGCGGAGAGTGGACGCCAGTGGAATTCTTAAAGAGCTCTCTTTGGTGACCGGAGACAAGGACTGATCAGGAATTCCGTTTGATATCCTCCACCTCCAGTCACCGAGGCGCATGGACGCACGCTTTACTGGCGCACACGTTAACAGGACCCTCACACATACCCATACAATTAAGTCCCGCCAGAAGCGTACAAATGAAAAAGGACCTGTTGTTTTGGGACCGTCGTTTAGTACGGACCCCGATGCACTGTGGATTTCTCAATAAAATGGAGAGTACTGAGAAACGAGGGAGCGCGGCCATATAAACAGACAACGCCCCGCATGGTTAGGACGCGTGCTGAGTGGCGCACACGATTTCTAATCAACCCCATTAATACAGAACAAGCAAAATCACCTTTACACGGCGCACACGACTCGGTTTGATTTCTTTGATTTccggggaaaaagaaaaaaaagtggattcGGCTCCTTTcttctctgcagcagcagagcagagggaGGGGATGAGTGTAGATGGGATCTGGGGATGTCTCTCGGAGGTCTCCCTtctatttttttactgttagctTTACGACCAGAACAGACCCAACGACACGGACTCCAGCCACTTAATGATTCATAGACCTCTGAAAGCCTGAGCTGGTTGCAACAGTTGCCTACACAAAGCGTCTTGGCTTGACCAAGCTCCTCTTTTTGCCATATTGTTCTCTCCACAATGCTGTCATCTCGCTCACAGCACTGGATGTATGTGTAAATTGTATTCATACATTGGTTTTAAAATTTGAGTCccttatttttgtatttaagtttAGTggatttatctctttttttggttcaaataaatgaaggttgaaatatgaaaagaaaattgaccTGGTCTATTAGGTCTTGTTTGGCTGCACACTCACACTCCCACATCAACAGTGTTACTCTCGTTTGTGCTCACACAAAGCTATGAAATATTCATGCTCGGATACCTCCTGACCTCTCTCAAACCAAACACACTTCACACATCTTTGTAGTAATCTGCATTAagcagaaaacataaatcagtAATCTTGCAGCTTATGCTGACTGCTTGCCATCAATTATTTAAAGGCATTTCATAACTCATGCTCTGATCTGTCTTAATTAGGATTTTTGCAGCCTCCCATGCATCCCAGTGCACATATTTGATATCACCAGAATGCACAAAATGTCAGTCTTTATCTTTAAGTAACACAACTGCTTATTTATATTGATCGGCTTCTATGACGGTAGGAAAATGgctttgttttcctgtcttttttaGGCTTGGATTAATCACCTCATCAGACACTCATATTTGTTCTTATGATGCTTAAGTTATTCTTTAATATGAATCGAAAGAGCAAGGGAACACCTATTTGAAAGTGCCTTGCCACGATGTGTGCATTTGTTGAGCCTGTGGCAGACATTAGAACATCTGTAAAAGATTGTATGAAACAGCAGAGCTGGTTTAATTGAGTCCtcacattcaaatattttgggTTGTTGATGAAAGAGCTGCAGAcggtttgttttaagtcaagaTAGGCGAGGCAGCTTGTGGGCAGTAACAGCAACCTGCCTTTGAAAAACCCCCATACCCATTTAATTTTGCCCCAAATTATTGCAACTGTGAATCAATATCAACTTCAGTGTCAGCACATAGCAAATGACTTCTATGCCATTCCTATTGACTTGATTTCCCAATAAGCACAAGAAAATCCCTTCAGGGTAGAGCCCAGtttatttagcacatttcagcggTAAGgtagttcaaagtgttttacataacGTAACACCCAGTTTTGAAATGACCAATAAACATAATATAATGTCACCAATGCTTAGAGCAGAAGGAGCATATTACCTAGGCTGGCATTCAGGCATGAACTGCCACTGTTTTCATTGACCTCCCACTAAGCACATGGACACATAATTAtcatttattatctttattcCTATAATCGTCCGTTACTTCTATCCTATACTTATGAAGCTGGTTTTGTTTATGCAGCACCGACAAAAATACATccacatatataaaaatataattcataTGTGAACTATAACAATGGAGATTTTAATTTAGTTCTTCTTTACAAACTTGATTTGTTGTTGCCAAACATGAAATCCACCCTTTTGCTGCTGCTTTAGTCCTTTGCTCTTGCCATATTCCCTAGTGATGACTGTTCTGCCTGTTCAGTACATGTTGAACAGGCTGAGGTTGCCTCAGgtgagtgattttattttatttttttatttttttccttagcATTCATGTTTATGTGTTCgagagaaagtgaaaaaaggaGAGCATGTCAGACTTCCCTTGTGAGCTTGATAAATCAGGGTACTGGGGCAGCCAATGTTACTTTGCTGTTTGTGGTGTGTGACTAATAGGACTCAGAGAAAGAGGAAcatgtgtatttgtgtgcaCACCACAAAGTCAGCTTGAGGAGACACGGTTTGTATGTGGATGCATTAGATTCAGTTCCATATATACGTACATGTACTGGTGAATTATAGTGAAAAAGCTGCTTAGTAAAGCTGTGACTGTGAGGTTGTTTTAACAAGCAGTGGCGACTTGCTGTTTGTGTACATTCACGAGCCATATGCTGCGTGCATGTGCTATGTAGCCGCAACGACATTCGTCTTTGTTTCTATCAGCAACAGTGTGGAAGTAGCCGCTGTTACTAGGGAAACTCCAGACTCTGGCGTACAGTACATCCACCAAGCTCTCTCTGCATGCTTCTGAGTGTCACTGCACAAATGCTTTACAGCCAAAAGCTACTGTAGCTGTCAGCCTTAACAACCACTCGTGTAAGACATATAACATTCAaatctctctctcacacacacccacacgtgGCAGTGTTTCCTTTGGGGACCAGCTATTGTTCCTTTGGCACTGTGGTGTTTAATTTACCCAGAgaattgttttctgtgtgtatCTGGACAAAGAGGATCTAGCCTGCTGCCAGCTAAATCAGTTGTCTCAGAGGAGATGTTGTGGGGAGGAGGAAACATGAGAGGATAGTGTCCCTGCATGATACCTTTAAGGGGATCTCCCTCTAATCTAGATACAGGGCCCTCCCAGTGGAGTacttttttcagtctttattcTCAACGATGGGTGTTATTCCACAACAGCACAGCTGGTGGTAAAAATGAGGCAGTTGCAAATGGGTTGCATGCTGCTAAAATGTTGGTGACAGCAGTTTATACCTCTAAACAACTGTTGTGAAGTGCTTCAATCCATCACCTGGAGTATATCTGCATTTGAACCCACACCTACACGTTGGCATTTAAATCTGATCGCACACTGCACCACATTTGTAAATTGAATGACATCCCCATTAAAGCCTGTTATCTGTGCTCTCAAAGCATCATTGCTGCCAAAGAGAAAGTAAACTCATAAAAGGTCTGTGTATTCTGCATCGTAGGTGTTTTTACAGCAATGGTTCCCAAAGTGAGGGATGGGATGTTAAGGTAAGGCGAGATTATTTTAGCTGCACTCataaaaagtttgttcaaagtggcataaaggaaaagaaacaagaggAGGAAAGTAAATACCttaaagacacaaaacattaaaagaatgataatataaaaagaataacattaaaatcaCGTAATAAAATCATCTTTGGCGCTTTTTGCAGCAATCAGGCCTCATATGAAGGAGACAACAGTCTCTGCCCATCTCAGGCTTTCCGGGAGTTGGTTTCACTGCTAAGGCAAGGAAAggcaattttatttgtatagcacattttcagcaacccGGCAATTCAAAGCGCTTTAcatgattagaaaaaaaacaaaaaaaaaaacgaacaaGCTActgcagattaaaatgtttcatatttgcCGAGATTAATCGATGGTAGTTCTAAACAGGTAGGTTTTCATTGATTTAATGGAACTCAGTGGTTTcgcagttttgtagttttctgtaaGTTCTTTTCTAGATTACTGAAGTATGAGAactggttctccatgtttggttctagtTCTGTGGATGCTGCTCAAAAGAGAAGACCTGAGTGGTTGGGAGGCCAATATGACAATAACATCAGGTTATAGGTTTagtgtattttggtgctaaagcactccataatttataaactaatagacgcattttaaagtttgttctcTAAGCTACAAGGAGCCAATGTAAGGACTTTTAAATcggggtgatgtgctctatcttcctggttttaatgAGAAAGTAAGCAGCAGCGTCctgaatcagctgcagctgtctgattgaatttttattttttattttttttggcagacctgtgaagacattGCATGCATTCCATGCAACATTCCATGCAACTAAAGATAGGCGCAtagatgagtttctctagattttGCTGCAACAATGGTCCTTCTTCatgtgatagaaggccgactgtGAGGGGCAGGGCTGGTCCAAGGTTGAGGGGCCTAAAGCAGAACTGGATTTGAGGTTAAGAATTTCTCCATcacctttttaattttgcactAAATTAGACAATGAACTCATTAAATCTGTTCCCCAATCCCACAGTTCTAAACTTCAGCTGCAATATTTAGATGATAGGGTCTGAATTTGCtgttaaaaagcattaaaacatgGATCCATCCTGTCGTTTTTTCAAAGCTTCAGACTTTTTAGTGGTTGTGCTATGATGCAGTTGATATTATCTTTGTAATCACAAAAGCCATTTTATTGCTGACTCTGTTCATCCCTTTATGACCGATATCTCTTTATTGCTACTTTTACCACAGTATATTTTAATACAGATTTGGTGAAATCTGGGAGATGAGAGTAAGTTTAATAAGCTGAGCTTCAAAGCAATAACAAAAAGTAATGTTTGCtgagatgtatttgtgaacaaaccaagctcaaacacaaagaagagaTTAAAACTTGTAAGCGTCAGATTGAGAcatcataaaataatgattattctttgcacttttacaaagtaaactggATAATTTCTGTAAATCTTAAGTTTAAATTTGAAACCATTTGAAATCTTTGAATCTATCCATCAAGTTAAACTTAGTAGTATTCATATTaaccaatttaaaattttagctCTATAATCTTAAACTTGAAGGCCTTTGATGGTTTGGGGTCCCGAAATGATTAGCTTTGCCTCAGGCTGGTTCTGGATAATTCATCTGATAAGAAGCTCTAAACTACATTAATATCCAGGATTCAGAATTTATGAGATCATTAACAAGATGTTAAAATCTAACCTTTTGCAATCAGGGTGTTGGAGCACAGATTTAAATGCTGGTGTAATGAGATCAGTTTCCTGGTGTTTGTTGGGAATTAACCAGCTGCATTTTTAATGAACTTGAGCTGCCTGATTGAGATTTCCTGCAAAGAAAAGTACTTTGATCCAACTTACTGCAATTTAAAGCATGAAAAAGTTCTCTTTGTTGTATTTCACCAGAAAACCCTTAATTCTggcaacatttgaaaatatctgCACAAACAACATGAGTCATCAGAGTCCAATGTTTCTTTGGCTTTGGCTTTGCTGGTCTTATCATGTACTGTAATAAGTTACTAGCACAAATAACATGTGGGTGTGGAAAACGGCCTTTactgcatttgaaaaaaaaagtatcaaaacCTATGATTAGATTAGAAACAATGACCTCAACACAGGCAAGAAAAGGTTaatttacagagaaaacatttacagagaaaTGTTTATTGAGTAAGAGCGAGTAAAATGTGTGGTTTATAAAAAtcatagtttttgttgttttcacactggcataaaaacaaaaacaaaaacaaaaaactctgcTGTTTCTAACAGACATTCAGTTAGCTTGAAACTGAGAGATTAAAACATGCCTCCAGCTCTTGACGAAAACAGGTTGTTCCACTGAAAAAGACCAGTATTCAAACTGCGCCTCGCCCGTCTTTCACTAGCAGGTGGGTCAACTGTATGCAAATAAACACTGCGCTGCGTTAACGCTGCTTTGCTCCAGTCAGATTGAAAGGTCACATCAACGATGAGACAAGGACAACATTTTGGGTC
The Gambusia affinis linkage group LG22, SWU_Gaff_1.0, whole genome shotgun sequence DNA segment above includes these coding regions:
- the lratd1 gene encoding protein LRATD1, translating into MGNQLDRITHLNYSELPTGDPSGLEKDELRVGVAYFFSDEEEEVDDRTPSDCGFTKDHSPAEEGPFSVSEVEYSAFCSQECIFSKLRENEDLNVYSAKTLLTMCKPGDLLELVATAQAPHWVIYQRDDQVIHLHKGEIRRDSLLEISNGRHGRIVNNRYRFRPLPPDLVMQNASGHLGLRSEEICWTNSESFAAWCRFGKREFKGGGEAHSAEQQYFLKVHLSGSGVHTLVFRSLEDMIRERRRVDASGILKELSLVTGDKD